One genomic region from Anticarsia gemmatalis isolate Benzon Research Colony breed Stoneville strain chromosome 7, ilAntGemm2 primary, whole genome shotgun sequence encodes:
- the LOC142974205 gene encoding uncharacterized protein LOC142974205 has protein sequence METKFTYLEPSLEKQLKGHKNAITALYFNPNDQQIASSSLDNSVLLWDLRGNMRSYRFQGHDEAVMDVTFSPSGKYMASASRDKTVRLWVPTVTGSTGMFKAHSQTVRSVQFSYDGSKIITASDDKIVKLWSTDKHKFIASYVGHTNWVRCARMSGDGSVIASCSDDKTTRLWNPDSGECIYTYKDQKGHGLCLAWHPSGCYIAVGTSHGNVKLYDVRTHSLVQYYSIHNDAVTQLAFHPSGSYILTASKDGKMKILDLLEGHPIFTLSGHTGSINAVNFSASGDTFASAGDDKLVFIWKTNFTELSDVKENIEQNMSTIPKSVSQTSKLTSTSRGRTQGTRTWYLCYHNTKLPVATFVHLDDVHESTNDGMRFSNFTEEPPNANSTLIEPRIYSQTDPCIRPTMLNSLGSLSSRIFKKRNSQIPSSCPAGACTSHDVGHMSHIPRIPPSQTTFTIPSMLDKSMATVFEQEEDLFGMIKLRDNDVCYTSGTIEWVGRKRNYPLNSGFKVITDHCSDQHMSKNKIRKLNKTFANDVDKLKDCDCADILPTVNAIVDHLNALHEAVDLVDLRLNTLEDVMSKSEN, from the exons ATGGAGACTAAATTTACTTACCTTGAACCATCATTAGAGAAACAGTTAAAAGGACATAAAAATGCAATCACAGCATTATATTTCAACCCCAATGATCAACAAATTGCTAGCAGTTCACTGGATAATAGTGTTTtg TTGTGGGATCTTCGCGGTAATATGAGAAGTTACCGATTCCAAGGACACGATGAAGCTGTTATGGACGTTACATTCTCTCCTTCAGGGAAATACATGGCATCTGCATCAAGGGACAAGACTGTCAGGCTATGGGTCCCTACAGTCACTGGTAGCACTGGCATGTTTAAGGCACATTCACAAACTGTACGATCTGTACAGTTTAGTTATGATGGATCTAAG attaTCACTGCATCTGATGATAAAATAGTTAAATTGTGgtcaactgataaacataaatttatagcATCATATGTTGGCCACACCAATTGGGTGAGATGTGCCCGTATGTCTGGTGACGGATCGGTGATAGCTTCGTGTTCGGATGATAAGACTACAAGGCTTTGGAATCCTGATTCAGGAGAGTGTATCTACACATATAAAGACCAGAAAGGTCATGGTCTATGCCTAGCTTGGCATCCATCTGGCTGCTATATAGCTGTTGGCACATCACATGGTAATGTCAAACTGTATGATGTCAGGACCCACAGCCTTGTGCAATATTACAG tATTCATAATGATGCAGTCACACAGTTAGCATTTCATCCTAGTGGAAGTTATATACTAACAGCTAGCAAGGATGGGAAAATGAAG ATATTAGATCTATTAGAGGGACATCCAATCTTTACATTAAGTGGGCACACTGGATCTATCAATGCTGTTAATTTTTCTGCAAGTGGTGATACATTTGCTTCTGCTGGTGATGATAAACTg GTCTTTATTTGGAAAACAAACTTCACAGAACTGAGTGATGTAAAGGAGAACATTGAACAGAATATGTCAACTATACCTAAGTCTGTTTCTCAAACTTCTAAACTAACATCCACATCAAGAGGAAGAACTCAG GGTACAAGAACATGGTATCTATGCTATCACAATACCAAGCTGCCTGTGGCTACTTTTGTGCACCTGGATGATGTACATGAATCAACCAATGATGGTATGAGGTTCTCAAATTTCACTGAAGAACCACCAAATGCTAATAGCACTCTTATTGAACCAAGGATTTATAGCCAAACAGATCCTTGTATCAGACCAACAATGCTCAATTCATTGGGTTCACTTTCGtcaagaatatttaaaaagaggAATAGTCAAATTCCTTCTAGCTGTCCAGCTGGTGCATGTACCTCACATGATGTGGGTCATATGAGCCACATACCACGAATTCCACCAAGTCAAACTACTTTTACAATTCCATCTATGTTAGATAAGTCCATGGCAACTGTGTTTGAACAGGAGGAAGACCTGTTTGGTATGATTAAACTGAGAGACAATGATGTATGCTATACTAGTGGAACAATTGAATGGGTCGGGAGAAAACGAAATTACCCTCTAAATAGTGGTTTTAAAGTCATAACAGATCATTGTAGTGATCAACACATGagtaagaataaaataagaaaattaaacaaaacctttGCTAATGATGTGGACAAGCTTAAAGATTGTGACTGTGCTGATATTCTACCAACTGTTAATGCTATTGTTGATCATCTGAATGCTTTACATGAAGCTGTAGATCTTGTCGACCTCAGACTTAATACTCTTGAAGATGTTATGAGCAAGAGTGaaaattga
- the Ranbp21 gene encoding exportin-5-like protein Ranbp21, with product MNVGGIGSEATGEVALLVEELSRAVELTLMPTVPHQERSQAYNACESFKENSPWCAQAGLLLASGTQYSPGVKHFGLQLMEHTVKYRWPQITQAEKIFIKENAMKLLFMGGWETSHLNDALARVIVEMIKREWPQQWPTLLSELSDACSRGHRHTQIVLHVFLRLAEDVAILQTLDNSQRRKDINQGLTGNMSEIFAFFMRLIELHVQGFREKTAALDYTAASSHGQVVQVVLLTLTGYVEWVSINHVVMNNGRLLQILCILLQDDVFQLSAAECLLQIVNRKGSTKERKPLIILFSKDAINCIHRAAVASINAVDEAHYLFLKKFSQVLAGLAQQLTSLWSCATDVESWLPVLLETMLLLTSHPSLTLTHTANSMWLAFLRHEQVSKLPHVLAMVPRWMQAAAPKVLKVTYPSSRVSSTNDAVAYACMDYDSEQEFAIFFSRCRTEILESFKFCMKAAPLVTWAYVEQWTRAALDKVDTCPPQMDTQHPMYIEWEALSQVLDMVLSRLLQADPRPSVVEGLQLLQRCVVCSPPAPLILSLLLSFISALFVFLSCAYSQLAGPGVGAAGAELLPRVLDKIFAALVYEGTPPADRRARAVKNVRRHAAGLLVKLGSKYPLLLLPVFGRLHELCSTALARPDLSAVESVTLQEALLLVSNHFCCYERQSQLVAQVLGDCSERWARLAPHLASAEGLARLVGLDAAPSDAEDERGRARRTLLHALTLVLGVVKRTSVPPDPDKAARGGFGAGVTAAGNPVWRNPCAAHVLPLFPAALALARALHELHAPPAAGLRHPAHARALAPPAAERRNLLGIREHDAPAPAPRPQDRMQSFLHTLHENVCHLVGAAAATLGRELYAAAGLAGYLSSSLLHGAEWLPDHWLRPVVRSALKPLLLHCPPAHYRDVALPLLEHFAPRMLTHLSQRWDYISSLYESGKLEEEGGSESQEVLEDILVRNLTREYLEVLKISLVDGGVTVETNVDDMDDDTTTSNNVQQRSPDTVSELGGLVLAQPCAGPAVLYTVLHALTWNDSMSSLRATALALPALRGALGAGRVGAGEAGAALSAVLQALRVHGQHDANQAALLALAVQTYEILRPLFPGIVSVLRAIPDVDAHDLQRLDDKLTAQNTKPSKIDKSKRDLFKKITSRLIGRNVGQLFKKEVYILDLPTMHIVKEKPRSAIDTPEGAGLEKLFAPSAPT from the exons ATGAATGTTGGAGGTATTGGGAGTGAGGCAACGGGGGAGGTTGCCTTATTAGTGGAAGAGCTGAGCCGAGCTGTTGAACTCACTTTGATGCCCACAGTGCCTCATCAGGAACGCAGTCAGGCCTATAATGCATGTGAAAG TTTCAAGGAGAATTCACCATGGTGTGCCCAAGCTGGTCTACTATTAGCCAGTGGTACTCAATACTCACCAGGAGTAAAGCATTTTGGTCTTCAGTTGATGGAACATACTGTAAAATACAGATGGCCGCAGATCACTCaagcagaaaaaatatttattaag gAAAATGCCATGAAGCTGTTGTTCATGGGTGGATGGGAGACCAGTCACCTGAACGACGCTCTGGCTCGCGTCATCGTGGAGATGATAAAGCGAGAGTGGCCTCAACAGTGGCCCACGCTATTGTCGGAACTCAGCGACGCGTGTTCGCGCGGTCACAGGCACACGCAGATTGTACTGCATGTGTTCCTTAGACTCGCCGAAGATGTTGCTATTTTACAg ACACTGGATAACTCTCAAAGACGGAAGGATATAAACCAAGGCCTAACAGGGAATATGTCGGAGATATTCGCGTTCTTTATGCGGCTCATCGAGTTGCATGTTCAAGGGTTCAGAGAGAAGACTGCTGCGCTCGACTACACGGCCGCCTCTAGCCACGGCCAAGTGGTTCAG GTGGTGTTACTAACATTAACTGGATATGTGGAATGGGTGTCTATAAATCATGTTGTGATGAACAACGGCCGGCTACTTCAAATCCTCTGTATTCTACTGCAAGATGATGTCTTCCAACTGTCTGCTGCTGAATGTCTATTACAAATTGTCAATAGAAAAGGATCT ACGAAGGAAAGAAAGcctctaattatattatttagtaaagaCGCTATTAATTGCATCCACCGTGCCGCTGTCGCCAGCATCAATGCAGTTGACGAGGCACATTATTTGTTCCTAAAAAAGTTCTCGCAG GTATTAGCGGGTTTAGCTCAACAATTGACATCTCTATGGAGCTGCGCCACGGACGTGGAGTCGTGGCTGCCAGTGCTGCTGGAGACGATGTTGCTGCTGACGTCCCACCCGTCGCTGACGCTCACGCACACGGCCAACTCCATGTGGCTGGCGTTCTTGAGACACGAGCAGGTGTCCAAGCTGCCGCACGTGCTGGCCATGGTGCCGCGCTGGATGCAAGCCGCCGCTCCTAAAGTACTTAAG GTGACGTATCCATCGTCTCGTGTGAGTAGTACTAACGACGCAGTCGCGTACGCGTGTATGGACTACGATAGTGAACAGGAATTTGCCATATTCTTCTCTAGATGTCGCACTGAAATATTAGAAAGTTTTAA attttgtatgaaagcaGCTCCGCTGGTGACGTGGGCGTATGTGGAACAGTGGACGCGCGCCGCTCTCGACAAGGTTGACACGTGTCCGCCGCAGATGGACACGCAACACCCCATGTATATTGAATGGGAGGCGCTCTCTCAG GTTCTAGACATGGTCCTGTCGCGGCTGCTGCAAGCGGATCCGCGGCCCAGCGTGGTGGAGGGCCTGCAGCTGCTGCAGCGCTGCGTGGTGTGctcgccgcccgcgccgctcatCCTGTCGCTGCTGCTCTCCTTCATATCCGCTCTCTTCGTGTTCCTCAGCTGCGCTTACAGCCAACTCGCCG GTCCGGGCgtgggcgcggcgggcgcggagCTGCTGCCGCGCGTGCTGGACAAGATCTTCGCGGCGCTGGTGTACGAGGGCACGCCGCCCGCCGACCGCCGCGCCAGGGCCGTCAAGAACGTGCGCCGCCACGCCGCCGGCCTGCTCGTCAAGCTGGGCTCCAAG tatCCTCTGCTGTTGCTGCCGGTGTTCGGTCGTCTGCACGAGTTGTGTTCGACGGCACTCGCGCGACCGGATCTCAGTGCGGTCGAGAGTGTCACGCTACAGGAAGCGTTATTACTGGTGTCCAACCATTTCTGCTGCTACGAGAGGCAGAGTCAACTAGTCGCTCAG GTGCTGGGCGACTGCAGCGAGCGCTGGGCTCGACTGGCGCCACACCTGGCCAGCGCCGAGGGGCTGGCGCGGCTCGTGGGGCTGGACGCGGCGCCCAGCGACGCGGAGGACGAGCGCGGCCGGGCGCGGCGCACGCTGCTGCACGCGCTCACGCTGGTGCTGGGCGTGGTGAAGCGCACCAGCGTGCCGCCCGACCCCGACaaggcggcgcgcggcggcttCGGCGCCGGCGTCACGGCGGCCGGCAACCCCGTGTGGCGCAACCCCTGCGCCGCGCACGTGCTGCCGCTGTTCCCCGCCGCGCTGGCGCTGGCGCGCGCGCTGCACGAGCtgcacgcgccgcccgccgccggcCTGCGACACCCGGCGCACGCGCGCGCCctggcgccgcccgccgccgagCGCCGCAACCTGCTGGGCATCCGCGAGCACgacgcgcccgcgcccgcgccgcgcccgcagGACCGCATGCAGAGCTTCCTGCACACGCTGCACGAGAACGTGTGCCACCTGGTGGGCGCGGCCGCCGCCACGCTGGGCCGCGAGCTGTACGCGGCGGCCGGGCTGGCGGGCTACCTGAGCTCGTCGCTGCTGCACGGCGCCGAGTGGCTGCCGGACCACTGGCTGCGGCCGGTGGTGCGCAGCGCGCTCAAGCCCCTGCTGCTGCACTGTCCGCCGGCGCACTACCGCGACGTGGCGCTGCCGCTGCTCGAGCACTTCGCGCCGCGCA TGCTCACACACTTATCTCAACGATGGGATTACATCTCGTCTCTATACGAATCCGGTAAACTAGAAGAGGAGGGAGGCAGTGAATCGCAGGAAGTTCTCGAAGATATTCTCGTCCGAAACCTCACGCGAGAGTACCTCGAAGTTCTCAAA ATATCACTAGTAGACGGCGGAGTGACCGTCGAGACCAACGTGGACGATATGGACGACGACACTACGACGAGCAACAACGTGCAGCAGCGATCTCCCGACACCGTGTCCGAGCTCGGCGGCCTCGTGCTCGCCCAGCCCTGCGCCGGACCCGCCGTGCTCTACACG GTGCTGCACGCGCTGACGTGGAACGACTCGATGTCGTCGCTCCGCGCCACGGCGCTGGCGCTGCCGGCGCTGCGCGGCGCGCTGGGCGCGGGGCGGGTGGGCGCGGgcgaggcgggcgcggcgctgTCGGCCGTGCTGCAGGCGCTGCGCGTGCACGGCCAGCACGACGCCAACCAGGCCGCGCTGCTGGCGCTCGCCGTGCAG ACGTACGAGATCCTGCGGCCGCTGTTCCCGGGCATCGTGAGCGTGCTGCGCGCCATCCCCGACGTGGACGCGCACGACCTGCAGCGCCTGGACGACAAGCTCACCGCGCAGAACACCAAGCCCTCCAAGATCGACAAGAGCAAGCGAGATCTTTTCAAGAAAATCACCTCGAGG TTAATCGGTCGAAACGTTGGgcagttatttaaaaaagaggTGTACATCCTGGACTTACCGACGATGCACATCGTCAAGGAGAAGCCTCGCAGTGCCATCGACACCCCAGAGGGCGCCGGTCTAGAAAAACTATTTGCGCCAAGTGCACCCACTTAG
- the LOC142973986 gene encoding tudor domain-containing protein 3-like yields MSLQEKLIELGWHLSQEGIDIVSENGQIQDINILAKKALDYDLRDIGDASLPEEFTKDPTKLESPVVVQIQKIRNVSAPKANEESTSAPRMLKLTLHDGKTTYTGLETSPISFLSINTPPGTKLLLNNEGLEVCHGVIWLIPSIITVLGGKVSHMIEKWELNRSLAKHTRGGIGADGGPPPWIPFGQRLEAVIPEKQFKSLQEATNKDNAEFEAQRKGAIAEAQRLSGVKKVFGGGTKPLLDANVQKIVDAGFSEEQAENALKYTKNNVDRALKILQKRDNSENRNKEKQQKEPDQPKRKGRNKEMNDEDMPVKPSGKVSLFDFLEDKLPNVPDKDKNNRQSNSVQDDRNERSYGNNRDRNNSKGNSRNQGSRYEGPNRRSDNRGHYSQENHHSSHRDDRKYQTQNEKPPRFQRKLEEKNKQQLQQQQQQQQHHHQQNQANCVNLNLNMQYANSYHNQPPAPSHYNDKNMRLDRSLTDNPMQHQQSYHNAVNTMDSLADAAANLNLLASQSRPMEEMQQQLRNYQPPKGYPEQAYQSMQDASSYRRNSDMQKYQEQQNYQRRQPQNGYVDRQSQLYANMGYLGGAGGYSRQYGYGARPHDYGVRGAPFLAGSLLGFQNAAVNEQARAMLGVADVNWKVGDRCLALYWEDNNFYEAEITGISANTVVVKFCAYGNHEEILKTNCLPFPNQGAAHGDGYLAQRGVFAARRP; encoded by the exons ATGTCACTCCAGGAAAAACTCATAGAGTTAGGctg GCACCTAAGTCAAGAAGGCATAGATATTGTTAGTGAAAATGGTCAAATACAGGATATAAATATTCTAGCTAAGAAGGCATTAGAT TATGATTTGAGAGATATAGGTGATGCATCGCTTCCCGAGGAGTTCACTAAAGATCCCACTAAGTTGGAGAGCCCCGTAGtagtacaaatacaaaaaataaggaATGTGTCTGCACCCAAAGCTAACGAGGAGTCAACATCTGCACCACGGATGCTCAAGCTCACACTCCATGATGGGAAAACTACATATACTGGCCTAGAAACAAGTCCTATTTcgtttttaagtattaatactCCACCCGGCACCAAGTTGTTGCTGAATAATGAAGGCTTGGAAGTGTGTCATGGTGTTATTTGGTTGATACCAAGTATAATAACTGTGTTGGGTGGCAAAGTATCTCATATGATAGAAAAGTGGGAGTTAAACAGAAGCTTGGCTAAACATACTAGGG GAGGTATAGGAGCAGATGGTGGTCCTCCTCCATGGATTCCATTTGGCCAGCGCTTGGAAGCTGTGATACCAGAGAAGCAGTTTAAGAGCTTACAAGAGGCAACTAACAAGGATAATGCTGAATTTGAAGCTCAGAGGAAAGGTGCAATTGCTGAGGCACAGAGACTATCTGGGgttaaaaaa gtttttggTGGTGGCACTAAACCACTTTTAGATGCCAATGTTCAGAAAATAGTTGATGCAGGATTTTCTGAAGAGCAAGCTGAAAATGCacttaaatatactaaaaataatgtagaCAGAGCACTCAAAATTCTTCAGAAGCGAGATAATTctgaaaatagaaataaagaaaaacaacagAAAGAACCAGATCAACCTAAGCGTAAGGGAAGAAACAAAGAGATGAATGATGAAGACATGCCTGTTAAACCATCTGGAAAAGTATCCTTGTTTGACTTCCTAGAGGATAAACTGCCTAATGTACCAGACAAGGATAAAAACAATCGCCAAAGTAACTCTGTGCAAGACGACAGGAATGAAAGAAGTTATGGTAATAACAGGGACAGGAATAATTCCAAGGGAAACTCTCGAAATCAAGGCTCAAGGTACGAAGGTCCTAATAGACGCTCTGATAATCGGGGTCATTATTCTCAAGAAAACCACCACTCATCCCACAGAGACGACAGAAAATACCAGACGCAAAATGAAAAACCACCGAGATTCCAGAGAaaattagaagaaaaaaataaacagcaactacaacaacaacaacaacagcagcagCATCACCATCAACAAAATCAAGCAAATTGTGTCAACCTCAATCTTAACATGCAGTACGCCAACTCGTACCACAATCAGCCTCCGGCGCCGAGCCACTACAACGACAAGAACATGAGGCTAGACAGGAGTCTAACAGACAACCCCATGCAGCACCAGCAGAGCTACCACAACGCCGTCAACACCATGGACAGTCTCGCCGACGCCGCCGCGAACCTGAACCTCCTCGCGAGCCAGTCGCGGCCCATGGAGGAGATGCAGCAGCAGCTCCGGAACTATCAGCCGCCGAAGGGATACCCGGAGCAGGCGTACCAGAGCATGCAGGACGCGTCGTCGTACCGGCGGAACAGCGACATGCAGAAGTACCAGGAGCAGCAGAACTACCAGCGCCGCCAGCCGCAGAACGGCTACGTGGACCGGCAGAGCCAGCTGTACGCCAACATGGGCTACCTGGGCGGCGCGGGCGGATACTCGCGCCAGTACGGCTACGGCGCTCGGCCGCACGACTACGGCGTGCGCGGCGCGCCCTTCCTGGCCGGCTCGCTGCTGGGCTTCCAGAACGCCGCCGTCAACGAGCAGGCGCGCGCCATGCTGGGCGTGGCCGACGTCAACTGGAAGGTGGGCGACCGCTGCCTCGCGCTCTACTGGGAGGACAACAAC TTCTACGAGGCGGAGATCACCGGCATCTCGGCCAACACGGTGGTGGTGAAGTTCTGCGCGTACGGCAACCACGAGGAGATCCTCAAGACGAACTGCCTCCCGTTCCCCAACCAAG GCGCGGCGCACGGCGACGGCTACCTGGCGCAGCGCGGCGTGTTCGCGGCGCGGCGCCCGTAG
- the Atox1 gene encoding antioxidant 1 copper chaperone: MSSTHIFNVEMTCEGCSGAVERVLNRLKGQGVDSITISLPEQKVSVTSTLSADQLLDVIKKTGKKTTYAGTQ; encoded by the exons ATGTCATCA ACACACATATTCAACGTTGAAATGACGTGTGAGGGTTGTTCAGGTGCTGTGGAAAGAGTACTCAACAGGCTAAAGGGACAAGGTGTTGATAGCATAACTATCAGTTTACCAGAACAAAAGGTGTCGGTTACATCCACTCTCAGTGCTGATCAGTTGCTTgatgttataaagaaaactgGCAAAAAAACGACATATGCTGGAACACAATAG